The window GCGGGGGGCTTGCGGGTGGGTGTGCGTGGACTCATGGCCGGATTGTAGGCGAAGCCACCCGCGGCCCGGTCAACGCAATGCCGCCGGCAGCCACAGCGACAGCGCCGGGATGAAGGCCACCAGCAGCAGCACCGTCAGCGCGGCAAGATAGAAGGGCCAGATTGTGCGCAGGGCTTCGCCCACGCGGATCTGGCCGATGCCGGCCCCGACGAACAGCACCGAGCCCACCGGCGGCGTGATCAGGCCGATGCCGGCGGTCAGAATGAGGATCACGCCGAAGTGCACCGGCGAGATCTGGAAGGCTTTGGCGACCGGCAGGAAGATCGGGGTGCAGATGATGATCAGCGGTGCCATGTCCATGAAAGTGCCGAGCAGCAGCAGCGCTGCGACCATCAGCAGCAGCACGATGGTCGGGCTGTCCGACACTGCGCGCAGCGCTGCCACCGCAGCCGTGGGGACTTCCAGGTAGGCCAGCATCCAGCCGAAGGCGGCCGCCGACGCGATCACGAACAGGATCGCACCGGTGGTGCGCACCGCGCCGGTCAGGATGCGCACGAAGGCCGCCCAGCGCAGCTGCCGGTAGACCAGCAGCGCGACCGTCAGCGCGTAGAGCACGGCGATCGCCGCGCTCTCCACCGCGGTAAAGATGCCCGCCCGGATGCCGCCGAGGATCAGGCCGATCAGCAGCAGGCCGGGCAGCGCCACCACCAGGCGCCGCAGCACGGCGCGCGCGCCCGGGAAGGCTTCCACCGCGTAGCCGCGGCGGCGCGCGATCAGCCAGGTGGTCGTCATCACCGAGAGCATCAGCATCAACGCCGGGATGATGCCGGCCGCGAACAGGTCGGCGATCGAAACGCTGCCGCCCGCTGCGGCCGAATACAGGATCAGGTTGTGCGAGGGCGGCACCAGCAGCGCGACCAGCGCAGCCGTGATCGATACATTGACCGCGAAATCCGCATCGAAACCGCGCTGCTTCATCTGCGGAATCATGGTGCCGCCGATCGCCGACACATCCGCGATGGCCGATCCGGAGACGCCGCCGAAGAGCAGCGACGCCACCACATTGACCTGGCCAAGTCCGCCGCGGAGGTGCCCGACCAGGCTCCCGGCAAAGCCAATGATGCGATCGGACAGGCCGCCCCGAAGCATGATCTCGCCGGTCAGGATGAACAGCGGAATCGCGATCAGGGTGCTCGAGTTCGCACCCGACGCCAACTCGATCACCGTCACCAGTGGCGGCAGGTCGAGCCATGCCACCGTGGCTGCAGCCGAGGCGGCGAGGGCGAATGCCACTGGGACGCCGGCGAGCAGCAACAGCGCAAACACGCCGAACAACAGGGCGATGGCCATTTCAGCGCTCCTCCCGCGACTGCCAGATCAGCCACAGCCGCTCCAGCGCGAACAGGCACATCAGGGCGCCGCCGACGCACAGCGGCAGGTAGCGCACGCCCTCGCTGAGGCGGGTGCCGGCGATGGCGACACCCGCATCCGCCGCGTACAGCACGCCGCCGCCCCAGACCAGCAACCCGCCCAGTGCGCCGACAACCGCTTGCGACAGGCTGCGCAGCCAGCGCTGCAGCGCCGGCGGCGCCGCGTCCTGCAGCAGTGAGAAGCTGAAATGCTGCTCCCGGCGCACGCCCACGGCGGCGCCACAGAACAGCGCCGTGTTCATCAGCAGCAGCGCGACTGGCTCGCTCCAGCCGGGCGAGTCATTCAGCACATAGCGCGCATACACCTGCCACAACTGCACTGCAGCGATCAGCAACAGCGACACGGCCGCCAGCAACACGGCAGCGCGGGTCAATCCATCCATAAGGCCTTTCATGCGCTCACCGCCAGTGAGCGGATCTGATCGTGCAACTCGCGCAAGCCGGGCGCCGCCAGTTGCGCGGAAACCATCGGACGAGCTGCAGCGCGAAAGGCGTCGAGGTCGGCCGCATTCGCCTTCACGCCGCTGGCCAGCGCCGCGCTGCGGGCGGCATCGATGCGCTGGTCCCAGAGCTCGCGCATCACCGGCACCGAACGCCGTGCCAGGTCGCGCAGCAGCTCGCGGTCGTCCGGCGCCAGCAGGGCGTCAGCGCGCGCGGACAGCAGCAGCACATCGGGCACCATCGAATGCAAGGTGTCCGACCAGTACCTCGCCACCTCGAACTGACGGCTGCTGTGGAAACTCAGCCAGTTGTTCTCGGCGCCGTCGATCAGCCCGGTCTGCAGCGCCGAGTAGACCTCGCCGTAGGCCAGCGGCGTCGCGTTCACGCCGAAACCGTGCATCAGCGACATGAACAGATCGGAGGGCGGTACACGCAATTTCAGGCCCTTCAGGTCGCCGGGCGACACGACCGGATGGCGCGTGTTGTAGACGCTGCGCACCCCCGCGTCGTAAAAACACAGGCCGATCAGCCCGCGCGCCTCGAAGCTGCGCAGGACCGTGGTGCCGGGCGTTCCGTCCAGCGATCGCCGCAA is drawn from Rhodanobacteraceae bacterium and contains these coding sequences:
- a CDS encoding TRAP transporter large permease, whose translation is MAIALLFGVFALLLLAGVPVAFALAASAAATVAWLDLPPLVTVIELASGANSSTLIAIPLFILTGEIMLRGGLSDRIIGFAGSLVGHLRGGLGQVNVVASLLFGGVSGSAIADVSAIGGTMIPQMKQRGFDADFAVNVSITAALVALLVPPSHNLILYSAAAGGSVSIADLFAAGIIPALMLMLSVMTTTWLIARRRGYAVEAFPGARAVLRRLVVALPGLLLIGLILGGIRAGIFTAVESAAIAVLYALTVALLVYRQLRWAAFVRILTGAVRTTGAILFVIASAAAFGWMLAYLEVPTAAVAALRAVSDSPTIVLLLMVAALLLLGTFMDMAPLIIICTPIFLPVAKAFQISPVHFGVILILTAGIGLITPPVGSVLFVGAGIGQIRVGEALRTIWPFYLAALTVLLLVAFIPALSLWLPAALR
- a CDS encoding TRAP transporter small permease, which encodes MAAVSLLLIAAVQLWQVYARYVLNDSPGWSEPVALLLMNTALFCGAAVGVRREQHFSFSLLQDAAPPALQRWLRSLSQAVVGALGGLLVWGGGVLYAADAGVAIAGTRLSEGVRYLPLCVGGALMCLFALERLWLIWQSREER